From the Drosophila sechellia strain sech25 chromosome X, ASM438219v1, whole genome shotgun sequence genome, the window CTTCTCCTGCTTCTTACCCTTCCGCATGTAGCGCAGGAAGGCGCGTCGCTTGCGCTCCGAGAACGACTTGACCAGCCGGTCCATCTCTgactgcagctgctgctcctcgcgCGGCGTCGGCTGCGGCTCCTCGATGGCCACCTCAGTAGCGCTCTTCAGGCACTTGGCGCATGCATTCGCCTTGATGGCGCAGTCCCTGCATACCACATGGTAGGCCTTCTTCACCGACCGCTCCTTGCAGTGGGCGCAGACCTTGGCCTGCGTCAGCGGCTTGTACTTCTTGTACTTGATCTTCCACTCGATCTGCTCCTTGCACCGCTGGCACACCGTGGACACGTGCATCGCATTCAGGCGCAGCTGCTGCGGCGTCTTGTCGTGCAGATCGTTTTTAAAAACATGACGATTTTTGTGCTTCTGCGCACGTGTGCGACTTACATTGCCGCGCTGGCTGCTCATCTTTGGCTCCTCCGGCTGGTTTGCGCTGCAGATACATGGGGCATTAGCTCAACATTGAGTTAGTCACCTGTTTTTCTCAATTTACCTGCTTAACTTGGACTAATTCGATCACAGACTGTTGCTTGCCACTTATTTTGCGtgcgatttttattttattttgatcaGTGTGGCCGTTTCTTGTTGCTGCGAAAACATTGTAAGCTCTGGCATGGTTCCAGACACAGTGGCTCTGAAGGGGCTAAGCGGTGACTCAAACCATCAATGCAACTAAAACTGTAACGGATATTCAGTTTTGAATTTTCAAGTTTTAATTTAGATTTCTTATTCTTATAAGCTGTGCATTAAAAActtatgtgttttttttaatcATTATATTGGAAATAAAAGACATCTATAGAATATGCAGATATTTtgatattaatatattttatattatttgatatttgaTTTGATATTGAATCTTATTATTAACTTTAAAacgcattttcatttgcagaACCCCATGTGGCCATGCGCGACCTCAAACAGCGCCTCTTCGATCTGCTGCGCTccggcggcaacaacaacagcagcagcaataacaacagcggcagcaacggCTCCAACAGCAACACGAACAACAGCTGCAATTCGCATCAGAACAAGTCGAACAATCAAACACACGCGACTCCCGCCCAAAAGCCGAAGAAACTGCACGAGTACACGGCCGCCGATTGCAATGCGGCATTTCTGCGGAAATACCACGACCTCAGCATCAGCAGGGATCGGGAAATGGACAGGGAGCGGGATCGAGAGCGGGAGAGGGCTGGACCTGGTCAGGTGCAGTCGCCCAATGTGATCTACTTCAATGAGAACCTGTCGATGGCCAGCAAGTACAATGTGCGACCCTTCCCACTCGCCCGTTATCCCTCGTGTCCTTTGAGCAGCTTCGGACTCTCGCCGGGATCCGGACGCCCGGAAGGCAGTGCCGGCAGCAGTTTGGGCGAGGAGGAGGACACGGAGAGCGAGCCCTATCACTTCTGTTCCGACGAGGATCATAGCAGTCACACGCAAACCATCAAGTTGCGACGCCATCAAAATGGCCACCATGGTCATCATGGCCTCGATCTGATGGAGCCGTCCGTCAACGAGGACGCCGACCTGGAGGACGAGCAGGCCGAGTCGCAGCTGGACTCGTTCTGCACGCTCTGCACC encodes:
- the LOC6618067 gene encoding uncharacterized protein C9orf85 homolog: MSSQRGNVSRTRAQKHKNRHVFKNDLHDKTPQQLRLNAMHVSTVCQRCKEQIEWKIKYKKYKPLTQAKVCAHCKERSVKKAYHVVCRDCAIKANACAKCLKSATEVAIEEPQPTPREEQQLQSEMDRLVKSFSERKRRAFLRYMRKGKKQEKDPSEEQLDERELESQEKAKRVAHTRDELLDKIKQLNLAGDGDEDEDDSDFDSEEDDEDSEFDSDAEDDDSEEEPQKPAAKAK